In the genome of Flavobacteriales bacterium, the window GAAGAAAGTAAGAATGATTAAAAAGAATGCTCGAAGCTTAAATTCATTACTTACTCAAGTAATGCAAACCAATGGACTAGATGGTAAGCTAAAAGAGGTAAACTTAATAAGTTCTTGGGAGTCTGTTGTTGGTGATATGATTGCTAAACATACCACCAACCTTTACATAATTAGTAAAAAGCTGGTGGTAAAGTTAGACTCGGCCGTTTTGCGGCAAGAGTTATCTTACAACAAAACAAAAATC includes:
- a CDS encoding DUF721 domain-containing protein — its product is MIKKNARSLNSLLTQVMQTNGLDGKLKEVNLISSWESVVGDMIAKHTTNLYIISKKLVVKLDSAVLRQELSYNKTKIIDMLNEEAGSEIIDKIEFR